The Bacillota bacterium genomic interval ACGAGCTGATTCAGTCCTTGAACGAGCTGGGACTGGCAGAAAGCGAGGCGGACCCGGCCACCATTTACCGGAACCTGCGCCGGATGGAGGAGGAAGACCTGGTGACCTCCCGCTGGGAGGCCGGGTTGTCAGGCCCCGCCCGCCGGCTTTACCACCTGACCCCGGCGGGTGAGGCGGCCCTGCACCTGCTCGCCCACCTGCTGCGGGAGAAGAAAGCGAAAATAGAGGAGTTTCTGGGCCGGTACCGGGAGCTGTTTCCGGACGGACCGGCGGGAAACGGGAAAGAGGGAGACTGATGCTGCCCAAACCCGAGCAGTCACTGACCATTCTCCACGCGGGCGCCTTGCGCCATCCGCTCCGGGAGTGCGCGCGCCTCTTCGGGCAGAAGCACCCGCGGGCCGAGATCCGCCTGGAGGCCGCCGGTTCGCTGGCGTGTGCCCGCCGCCTCCTGGAGGGCCGCCACGCGGACGTCGTCGCCCTGGCCGATCCGATGCTCTTCGAAAAGCTGCTGGTGCCCCGGTTGGTCCAGCGTTACTTTGTCTTCGCCATCGACCAGATGGTGATTACTTTCGACGACCTGTCCCGGCACAGCCGCCACATCAACCCGGACAACTGGATGGACGTCCTGCTGGAGCCGGAGGTGACCTTCGGCCGTTCCGACCACAACCTGGACCCCGCCGGCTACCGGACCCTGATGCTGTGGCGGTTGGCCGAGCAGCACTACGGCCGCCCCGGCCTGTTTGGCCGGCTGAACGACAAGTGCCGCCCGGAGTTTATTTACGCTAAATCGGTCGACCTGACCCCGGCGATCCGGGAAGGGCGCCTGGACTACGGGTTCCAGTACCGGAGTGTCGCCCGGCAGGAGAGCTTGCGTTTCCTGCGCCTGCCCGAGCGGATCAATTTGTCCAACCCCGCCTATGCCGGCCACTATGCACAGGTGTCGGTGGAGTTGGACAGCCCGCTCACCGGCCTGCGCACAATGTTGCACGGCGCCCCGGTGGAGTTTGCGGCCGGCTGTACCAAACAGGCCCGCAACCGGGAACTGGCGGAAGCTTTCCTGGAGCTGCTCATCAGCCGCGCCGGTCAACAAATCCTTGAGGAGTCGGGCCTCGTTCCCTACTAGCTAGAAGAGGAACTGCACGACGTAGCTTAACCCGGTGAACGTGATGATAAAAGCCAGCAGCCACTTGATGACGTTGGACGGGACGAATTTCTGGGTCCTGGCCCCGAGGTACATTCCCACCATGCCGCCGAACCCGAAAAGGACACCGAGCAGCCAGTCCGGCGCTATCCCCAAGTGAGGGTAAAACGGAGCAACGGCCTGGTAAAACACAACCGCCGTCAAGGACGTGAGAAAGGTGCCCATCAGAGTCGCCCCGGCGATGGTGTACACCGGCAGGTGAAACATGGCCACGAAGATCGGCGCGATGATCGCCCCGCCGCCGATGCCGTAGATCCCGCCCACAATGCCCACCAGCGCGGAAACAGAAATCATGATCACGGGGTTGACCGCAAAAGACTCGCCGTAGAAAGAATATTCCATTCTGGTCAGGCTGAACTGCTTCACCTCGGTCCGGGGCAGAGCCGCCTTGCCTTCCTCCTGAACGGCCGCCGCCGTTTTGCGGAACTCGCTGACCAGTTCCTGAAACCGGCGTTCCACGGACTTCGCCCCGGCGCCGGGGGCTTGTTTCTTGATCAGGGATCTCGCCATCACGAGGCCGATATACAAAAGTACCAGTCCGGCGAAGAACTTGAAAGCGGCCGGGTCCGGCAAGTAGTGCACCCGCGCGAACACCCCCAGGAACACTCCGGGAAGGGTGCCCACAACCACCATCCAGGTCAGGGGCCAGACCATGCGCCCTTCCCGGATGTAGCGGTATACCCCGCTGGGAATGGCCACAACGTTGAAAAGGTGGTTGGTGGCGCTGACCGCAGGCGTGGTGAATCCGAGCACGCTTACCTGGAGCGGCAGCAGCAGGAAGGCGCCGGACACGCCGCCCATGCTGCAGACGAAGGCCACCGCGAAACCGGCCAAAAAAGGGATCCACGGTGCCACCTCAATTCCGGCTACCGGGAAGAACACGTCACCCACCCCCTTTACCGAGTGGAGCTTTTCAGTGTCAAAACAACACGTCTTTCCACTAACTGGTCTTTTGACTAGTCCACGACGTCAGGCCGTCAGACGGCTTGACCGGCTAGACGCCCGGCGTGGAAACAAAAGCCCGGCGAAGCAAGCCCGTGGCCGGCCAAAATCCCCCCGTTTTTCTACTATGTGCATGTTGCATATAGCATAGCATGGAGATGGAATAAAGGCAATGGCTTTGTTACGAAAAACACAATTGACACCGATTGTGCGCCGCCTCGGCCGGCGGCCCCGCCCGCACGGCCGAATCCTGTAGGCGCTGAACCTGCACTTCCGCCGGCGCCTGCACCGGTACGTATGGTTGCACGCGGCTGGCAGGTGCCCTGTAGGCCTTCCGTCGGCGCGTGCACCGGTACGTATAGCCGCAAGGCACCATTGAAAAGCCCCCGCACTTGTGCGCGGGGGCTTTCGTTGCGTGCCGCCTTTTAAAGGGGCGTGATTACCGGACGATGTGGAAGATCAGCGGAACCATGAGCAGGGCCACCACGTTCACGACCTTGATGACCGGGTTGACCGCCGGGCCCGCGGTGTCCTTCAGCGGGTCGCCCACGGTGTCGCCGGTGACCGCGGCCTTGTGGGCCTCGCTGCCCTTGCCGCCGTACATGCCTTCCTCAATCCACTTCTTGGCGTTGTCCCAGGCGCCGCCGGCGTTATTCTGGAAGCAGGCCATGTAAATGCCCACCACGATCACGCCGATCAGCACGCCGCCCAGGGCCAGCGGGCCGAGGATGAAGCCGACCAGCAGGGTGGTGACGACCGGGATCAGGCCCGGGACCACCATTTCCTTCAGGGCGCGCTTGGTGACGATGTCCACGCACTTGCCGTACTCCGGCTTCGCGGTGCCTTCCATGATGCCGGGGATTTCCCGGAACTGGCGCCGCACCTCTTCCACCACGGAGAAGGCCGCGCGGCCCACCGCGCCGTTGGCCAGCGAGGAGAACATGAACACCACCGCGCCGCCGATAAAGAGACCGGCCAGCACCAGCGGGTCATCCAGCTTGAAGACGTATTCCGCGGCCGCACCGGCTTCGGCGGCCGCTTTCTTCAGCGCGTTCACGTAGTCCGCGAAGAGCACGATGGCCGCCAGGGCCGCCGAACCGATGGCGTAACCCTTGGTGACCGCCTTGGTGGTGTTGCCGACGGCGTCCAGGGCGTCGGTCACGTGGCGGACTTCGGGAGGCAGGTCGGCCATTTCGGCGATGCCACCCGCGTTGTCGGTGACCGGACCGTAGGAGTCGAGGGCCACGATCATACCGCACATGGAGAGCATGGCCATGGAGGCGATGCCGATGGCGTACAGACCCTCACCACCGCCGCCGCCGACGTAGTAAGCCGCCAGGATGCCCGCCACAATCATCAGGGTCGGGGGAATGGCGGACTCCATGCCGACCGAAAGACCGGTGATGATGTTGGTGCCGTGCCCGGACTGGGAGGCGTGCGCGATGGAACGGACCGGCCGGTAGTTCTTGGCCGTATAGTAGTCGGTAATGTACATGATCAGTACTGTAGCCACTACACCGACTATGGCGGCGTAAAACATGGTCAGGCCGCCCAGCATCGCCGTGGTGATCGGGTAGAAACCGATCAGGGCCAGGATCGCCGACACCCAGACGCCCTTGTACAGCGCGCTCATGATGTTGGTGCTGCCACCCAGGCGCACGAAGAACACGCCGACGATGGAAGCGACGATCGCCACCGCGCCCAGCGCCACCGGGTACAGAATGTATTCGAGCGCGCCGCCGAAGATCAGGTAACCGAGCAGCATCGCGCCGACCGCCGTCACCGCG includes:
- a CDS encoding sulfite exporter TauE/SafE family protein, whose amino-acid sequence is MFFPVAGIEVAPWIPFLAGFAVAFVCSMGGVSGAFLLLPLQVSVLGFTTPAVSATNHLFNVVAIPSGVYRYIREGRMVWPLTWMVVVGTLPGVFLGVFARVHYLPDPAAFKFFAGLVLLYIGLVMARSLIKKQAPGAGAKSVERRFQELVSEFRKTAAAVQEEGKAALPRTEVKQFSLTRMEYSFYGESFAVNPVIMISVSALVGIVGGIYGIGGGAIIAPIFVAMFHLPVYTIAGATLMGTFLTSLTAVVFYQAVAPFYPHLGIAPDWLLGVLFGFGGMVGMYLGARTQKFVPSNVIKWLLAFIITFTGLSYVVQFLF
- a CDS encoding PadR family transcriptional regulator, coding for MNAGLNRPQEDELALLQAHTEKLTWSCLLFLLHRKPAHGYELIQSLNELGLAESEADPATIYRNLRRMEEEDLVTSRWEAGLSGPARRLYHLTPAGEAALHLLAHLLREKKAKIEEFLGRYRELFPDGPAGNGKEGD
- a CDS encoding sodium-translocating pyrophosphatase, which gives rise to MDVNLIPWIGIGAAVLAILFALYLTSWIMGRPAGTEKMQAISKAVQEGAMAYLARQYKTIAMVGVIVAIALYFALDWQTAFAFVVGAFFSGLCGFIGMNVSTRSNARVAEAAKQGLAYGLNVSFKAGAVTGMMCVGLALLGVSGIFLLFYDPNNISHTVHVLVGLGFGGSLIALFARIGGGIFTKSADVGADLVGKVEAGIPEDDPRNPATIADNVGDNVGDCAGMAADLFETYAVTAVGAMLLGYLIFGGALEYILYPVALGAVAIVASIVGVFFVRLGGSTNIMSALYKGVWVSAILALIGFYPITTAMLGGLTMFYAAIVGVVATVLIMYITDYYTAKNYRPVRSIAHASQSGHGTNIITGLSVGMESAIPPTLMIVAGILAAYYVGGGGGEGLYAIGIASMAMLSMCGMIVALDSYGPVTDNAGGIAEMADLPPEVRHVTDALDAVGNTTKAVTKGYAIGSAALAAIVLFADYVNALKKAAAEAGAAAEYVFKLDDPLVLAGLFIGGAVVFMFSSLANGAVGRAAFSVVEEVRRQFREIPGIMEGTAKPEYGKCVDIVTKRALKEMVVPGLIPVVTTLLVGFILGPLALGGVLIGVIVVGIYMACFQNNAGGAWDNAKKWIEEGMYGGKGSEAHKAAVTGDTVGDPLKDTAGPAVNPVIKVVNVVALLMVPLIFHIVR
- a CDS encoding extracellular solute-binding protein codes for the protein MLPKPEQSLTILHAGALRHPLRECARLFGQKHPRAEIRLEAAGSLACARRLLEGRHADVVALADPMLFEKLLVPRLVQRYFVFAIDQMVITFDDLSRHSRHINPDNWMDVLLEPEVTFGRSDHNLDPAGYRTLMLWRLAEQHYGRPGLFGRLNDKCRPEFIYAKSVDLTPAIREGRLDYGFQYRSVARQESLRFLRLPERINLSNPAYAGHYAQVSVELDSPLTGLRTMLHGAPVEFAAGCTKQARNRELAEAFLELLISRAGQQILEESGLVPY